The following proteins come from a genomic window of Trifolium pratense cultivar HEN17-A07 linkage group LG4, ARS_RC_1.1, whole genome shotgun sequence:
- the LOC123923328 gene encoding UPF0481 protein At3g47200-like — translation MELEMEWMDKINEEVKNNGHDEKEQWRKHSIYKIPSQITDLNEKAYKPRAISFGPYHNGEEKLKAMEEHKHRVLVHFLKRCKKPIELLFQCLDQVAQELRDSYKPLDLIWTNDTPKFIQMMILDGCFILEILRVHNSEIPFDDYGENDLVFGKRGTLRVLPFVERDMLMLENQIPMIVLHILSEFAGEGDHHELNMKIIKLLNPIFLDHASTLLNEKIIELGKCMHILDLYRKTLIQEPSHTTPTPKITRAEKRGEDYSINDASARKLQESGIHFQKSKTSSLRDFWFSEGVLWLPRLIIDDNTEYMFLNLMAFERLHNGAGNEITSFILFMDAIVDSVADVSILNGKGILMNTLGTNETVAELFNSMSKEMPIACDEKINKVTEDIYRFCKKPWKRWRASLVETYFRNPWTMVSLVAGIIFFVLTIVQTIYTILSFYHDC, via the exons ATGGAATTAGAAATGGAGTGGATGGATAAAATCAATGAGGAGGTAAAGAACAATGGTCATGATGAGAAGGAACAATGGAGGAAGCATTCAATTTACAAAATACCTTCACAAATCACGGATTTGAACGAAAAAGCCTACAAACCACGAGCAATTTCCTTTGGTCCTTACCATAATGGGGAGGAGAAATTAAAGGCTATGGAAGAACACAAGCATAGAGTCCTTGTTCATTTCTTAAAGAGATGTAAGAAACCTATTGAGTTGTTATTTCAATGCTTGGATCAAGTGGCTCAAGAGTTGAGAGACTCGTATAAGCCACTAGATCTAATTTGGACAAATGACACtccaaaattcattcaaatgaTGATTCTTGATGGTTGCTTCATTTTGGAGATTTTGAGAGTACATAATTCTGAAATTCCATTTGACGACTATGGTGAGAATGATCTTGTGTTTGGTAAACGTGGGACACTTCGTGTGTTGCCATTTGTAGAGCGTGACATGCTTATGCTTGAGAATCAAATACCTATGATAGTTCTTCATATATTAAGTGAGTTTGCGGGTGAG GGAGATCATCATGAGTTAAACATGAAAATCATAAAGTTGTTAAACCCAATATTTCTTGACCATGCCTCCACATTATTAAACGAGAAAATCATAGAGTTGGGGAAATGCATGCATATATTGGACTTGTACAGAAAAACTTTGATACAAGAACCAAGTCACACAACACCCACCCCCAAAATAACAAGGGCGGAGAAAAGAGGAGAAGATTATAGCATCAATGATGCATCCGCAAGAAAGCTCCAAGAGTCTGGAATACATTTCCAAAAAAGTAAAACAAGTAGCCTCAGGGATTTTTGGTTCAGCGAAGGTGTTCTTTGGCTCCCAAGATTGATCATAGACGATAACACAGAATACATGTTCCTTAACCTCATGGCATTCGAGCGCCTCCACAATGGAGCTGGTAACGAGATAACATCGTTTATATTGTTTATGGACGCCATTGTTGATAGTGTGGCGGATGTTTCAATCCTCAATGGAAAGGGGATCCTAATGAACACTCTTGGGACAAATGAAACTGTTGCCGAATTGTTCAACTCAATGTCCAAAGAAATGCCAATAGCATGCgatgaaaaaattaataaggtgaCGGAGGATATATATCGCTTTTGTAAGAAACCGTGGAAACGTTGGCGTGCTAGTCTCGTCGAAACCTATTTTAGGAACCCTTGGACTATGGTGTCTCTTGTTGCTGGAATAATCTTTTTTGTTCTAACTATTGTTCAGACTATATACACTATTCTTTCATTTTATCATGATTGCTAG
- the LOC123921773 gene encoding lysM domain receptor-like kinase 3 isoform X2, which produces MKLKNVLLLVFLFVECVFFKVESKCVKGCDIALASYYVLPLVELPSVKNFMQSKIVTNSSDILNKYNKVLVTNHGNIFSFFRINIPFPCECIGGEFLGHVFEYTAKEGDTYDLIANTYYVSLTTVELLKKFNSYDPNHIPAKGKVNVTVNCSCGNSQVSKDYGLFITYPLRTGDTLKKIANESKLDEGLLQNYNPGVDFSKESGIVFIPGRDQNGDYVPLYPRTGLAKGAAVGISIAGIFGFVLFVICIYVRYIKKKEEEKDKLPRTSMKLSTQDGSGEYETSSGTGSATGLTGIMVAKSTEFSYQELAKATNNFNLDHKIGQGGFGAVYYAELRGEKTAIKKMDVQASTEFLCELKVLTHVHHLNLVRLIGYCVEGSLFLVYEHIDNGNLGHYLHGIGKEPLPWSSRVQIALDSARGLEYIHEHTVPVYIHRDVKSANILIDKNLRGKVADFGLTKLIEVGSSTLHTRLVGTFGYMPPEYAQYGDISPKIDVYAFGVVLFELISAKNAVLRTGETVAESKGLVALFGEALNQIDPLEGLRKLVDPRLKENYLIEDVLKMAELGRACTRDNPLLRPSMRSAVVALMRLSPPTQDCDDDDDDDTSYENQTIINLLSVR; this is translated from the exons ATGAAACTAAAAAATGTGTTACTATTGGTCTTTCTATTTGTTGAATGTGTTTTTTTCAAAGTTGAATCAAAGTGTGTGAAAGGGTGTGATATAGCTTTAGCTTCTTACTATGTCTTACCTTTAGTTGAACTTCCAAGTGTAAAAAACTTTATGCAATCAAAGATTGTTACAAATTCTTctgatattttaaataaatacaataaagtCTTAGTAACCAATCAtggtaatattttttcattttttagaatCAATATTCCATTCCCATGTGAATGTATTGGAGGTGAATTTCTTGGTCATGTGTTTGAATACACAGCGAAAGAAGGCGATACTTATGATTTGATTGCAAATACTTATTATGTAAGTTTAACAACTGTTGAGCTTTTGAAAAAGTTCAATAGTTATGATCCAAATCATATACCTGCTAAGGGTAAGGTTAATGTCACTGTCAATTGTTCTTGTGGGAATAGCCAAGTTTCAAAAGATTATGGCTTGTTTATTACATATCCACTTAGAACTGGTGATACTCTTAAGAAGATTGCAAATGAGTCTAAACTTGATGAAGGGTTGTTACAGAATTACAATCCTGGTGTCGATTTCAGCAAAGAGAGTGGGATTGTGTTCATTCCAGGAAGAG ATCAAAATGGAGATTATGTTCCCTTATATCCTAG AACAG GTCTTGCTAAGGGCGCAGCGGTTGGTATATCTATAGCAGGAATATTCGGGTTTGTATTATTTGTTATCTGTATATATGTTAGATACAttaagaagaaggaagaagagaaagaTAAACTTCCTCGAACTTCTATGAAGCTTTCAACTCAAGATG GTAGTGGAGAATATGAAACTTCCAGTGGCACTGGTAGTGCTACTGGCCTTACAGGTATTATGGTGGCAAAGTCAACAGAGTTTTCATATCAAGAACTAGCCAAAGCTACAAATAACTTCAACTTGGATCATAAAATTGGTCAAGGTGGATTTGGAGCTGTTTATTATGCAGAACTTAGAGGCGAG AAAACAGCAATTAAGAAGATGGACGTACAAGCGTCGACAGAATTTCTTTGTGAGTTGAAGGTCTTAACACATGTTCATCACTTGAATCTG GTACGTTTGATTGGATATTGCGTTGAGGGATCACTTTTCCTTGTATACGAACATATTGACAATGGAAACTTGGGTCATTATTTGCACGGAATAG GTAAAGAACCATTACCATGGTCAAGTAGAGTTCAGATTGCTCTAGATTCAGCAAGAGGCCTTGAATACATTCATGAGCACACTGTGCCTGTGTATATCCATCGAGATGTAAAATCAGCAAATATATTGATAGACAAAAACTTGCGCGGAAAG GTTGCAGATTTTGGCTTAACCAAACTTATTGAAGTTGGAAGCTCTACACTTCACACTCGTCTTGTTGGAACTTTCGGATACATGCCACCAGA GTATGCTCAATATGGCGATATTTCTCCGAAAATAGATGTATATGCTTTTGGAGTTGTTCTTTTTGAACTTATTTCTGCAAAGAATGCTGTTCTAAGGACAGGTGAAACTGTTGCTGAATCAAAGGGTCTTGTAGCCTTG TTTGGAGAAGCACTTAATCAAATTGATCCTTTAGAAGGTCTTCGCAAACTTGTGGATCCTAGGCTTAAAGAAAACTATCTAATTGAAGATGTTCTCAAG ATGGCTGAACTTGGGAGAGCATGTACACGAGACAATCCGTTACTACGCCCAAGTATGAGATCTGCAGTTGTGGCTCTTATGAGACTTTCACCACCAACCCAAgattgtgatgatgatgatgatgatgatacttCCTATGAAAATCAAACTATCATAAATCTATTGTCAGTGAGATGA
- the LOC123921773 gene encoding lysM domain receptor-like kinase 3 isoform X1 has translation MKLKNVLLLVFLFVECVFFKVESKCVKGCDIALASYYVLPLVELPSVKNFMQSKIVTNSSDILNKYNKVLVTNHGNIFSFFRINIPFPCECIGGEFLGHVFEYTAKEGDTYDLIANTYYVSLTTVELLKKFNSYDPNHIPAKGKVNVTVNCSCGNSQVSKDYGLFITYPLRTGDTLKKIANESKLDEGLLQNYNPGVDFSKESGIVFIPGRDQNGDYVPLYPRTGLAKGAAVGISIAGIFGFVLFVICIYVRYIKKKEEEKDKLPRTSMKLSTQDGNGSGEYETSSGTGSATGLTGIMVAKSTEFSYQELAKATNNFNLDHKIGQGGFGAVYYAELRGEKTAIKKMDVQASTEFLCELKVLTHVHHLNLVRLIGYCVEGSLFLVYEHIDNGNLGHYLHGIGKEPLPWSSRVQIALDSARGLEYIHEHTVPVYIHRDVKSANILIDKNLRGKVADFGLTKLIEVGSSTLHTRLVGTFGYMPPEYAQYGDISPKIDVYAFGVVLFELISAKNAVLRTGETVAESKGLVALFGEALNQIDPLEGLRKLVDPRLKENYLIEDVLKMAELGRACTRDNPLLRPSMRSAVVALMRLSPPTQDCDDDDDDDTSYENQTIINLLSVR, from the exons ATGAAACTAAAAAATGTGTTACTATTGGTCTTTCTATTTGTTGAATGTGTTTTTTTCAAAGTTGAATCAAAGTGTGTGAAAGGGTGTGATATAGCTTTAGCTTCTTACTATGTCTTACCTTTAGTTGAACTTCCAAGTGTAAAAAACTTTATGCAATCAAAGATTGTTACAAATTCTTctgatattttaaataaatacaataaagtCTTAGTAACCAATCAtggtaatattttttcattttttagaatCAATATTCCATTCCCATGTGAATGTATTGGAGGTGAATTTCTTGGTCATGTGTTTGAATACACAGCGAAAGAAGGCGATACTTATGATTTGATTGCAAATACTTATTATGTAAGTTTAACAACTGTTGAGCTTTTGAAAAAGTTCAATAGTTATGATCCAAATCATATACCTGCTAAGGGTAAGGTTAATGTCACTGTCAATTGTTCTTGTGGGAATAGCCAAGTTTCAAAAGATTATGGCTTGTTTATTACATATCCACTTAGAACTGGTGATACTCTTAAGAAGATTGCAAATGAGTCTAAACTTGATGAAGGGTTGTTACAGAATTACAATCCTGGTGTCGATTTCAGCAAAGAGAGTGGGATTGTGTTCATTCCAGGAAGAG ATCAAAATGGAGATTATGTTCCCTTATATCCTAG AACAG GTCTTGCTAAGGGCGCAGCGGTTGGTATATCTATAGCAGGAATATTCGGGTTTGTATTATTTGTTATCTGTATATATGTTAGATACAttaagaagaaggaagaagagaaagaTAAACTTCCTCGAACTTCTATGAAGCTTTCAACTCAAGATGGTAATg GTAGTGGAGAATATGAAACTTCCAGTGGCACTGGTAGTGCTACTGGCCTTACAGGTATTATGGTGGCAAAGTCAACAGAGTTTTCATATCAAGAACTAGCCAAAGCTACAAATAACTTCAACTTGGATCATAAAATTGGTCAAGGTGGATTTGGAGCTGTTTATTATGCAGAACTTAGAGGCGAG AAAACAGCAATTAAGAAGATGGACGTACAAGCGTCGACAGAATTTCTTTGTGAGTTGAAGGTCTTAACACATGTTCATCACTTGAATCTG GTACGTTTGATTGGATATTGCGTTGAGGGATCACTTTTCCTTGTATACGAACATATTGACAATGGAAACTTGGGTCATTATTTGCACGGAATAG GTAAAGAACCATTACCATGGTCAAGTAGAGTTCAGATTGCTCTAGATTCAGCAAGAGGCCTTGAATACATTCATGAGCACACTGTGCCTGTGTATATCCATCGAGATGTAAAATCAGCAAATATATTGATAGACAAAAACTTGCGCGGAAAG GTTGCAGATTTTGGCTTAACCAAACTTATTGAAGTTGGAAGCTCTACACTTCACACTCGTCTTGTTGGAACTTTCGGATACATGCCACCAGA GTATGCTCAATATGGCGATATTTCTCCGAAAATAGATGTATATGCTTTTGGAGTTGTTCTTTTTGAACTTATTTCTGCAAAGAATGCTGTTCTAAGGACAGGTGAAACTGTTGCTGAATCAAAGGGTCTTGTAGCCTTG TTTGGAGAAGCACTTAATCAAATTGATCCTTTAGAAGGTCTTCGCAAACTTGTGGATCCTAGGCTTAAAGAAAACTATCTAATTGAAGATGTTCTCAAG ATGGCTGAACTTGGGAGAGCATGTACACGAGACAATCCGTTACTACGCCCAAGTATGAGATCTGCAGTTGTGGCTCTTATGAGACTTTCACCACCAACCCAAgattgtgatgatgatgatgatgatgatacttCCTATGAAAATCAAACTATCATAAATCTATTGTCAGTGAGATGA